The Vanessa tameamea isolate UH-Manoa-2023 chromosome 20, ilVanTame1 primary haplotype, whole genome shotgun sequence nucleotide sequence ATGCAAACAAAGCTACGCGGTTATCTGAAACACGATATATTACAAGGTCCCTGATAAACAGTGGTTATCATCGCATCatttacgtataataataataatataattttataaattgcctAGGAACGATCAGTGGGCTGAACACTTGTCTTAAACGAGGATTCAAATCcagaccaatttttttttaccaaataaaGCAGTAACCACTGCGCATATACATCAGTTCCGTATGaaggattaattaattaaggattTTTATATATCCAATGTATAaacaacattgggaactaagatgtgttttgtcccttgtgcctggagttacactggctaacttactattcaaaccggaacacaataatactaagggttgctgtttggcggtaaaatctgtgagtgggtggtacccacacagatgggcttgcacaaagctataTAACTGATATGTTAAAAACATGTCGAGAGAAACTGATTATGTCTCTACCAACAGCAGTAGAGCAGCACTTTTGAATTAGTTACAAGCATCTGTCTTAAAAGGGTCGGGCTGTTATATTATCGTGGATATAAATGACCTTATTTAATAGACAAAACCCACACCTGACGCTTTCAAAATCAGAATTAATtacttgatttaaaataaaccaactaattttattaaatgtaacttgtttttttttctattcttatacatgatataaacatacattgacatatatttttcacaaatttcTCCCaacatatagtatttttttaattcaacattttctacctaataataatcattatgacagggatttttttttgcaatagtAATACTGTTTCAATATCGTCTCTACAACTACAATAGgcgaactaaaaatatattgaaacaagAATAAGGTTTTCTATCTAAAGAGAAATATTAACTTCTGTTTAATATGAACAACGCGTACTTTTCACTCAGATGAAGAACGGAGACCTGTAAGAGCAAcatctaaattaaattgtgcattgaagtttacaaataaaataaccacTCCGAATAGTAACAAATATTTGACCATTCATATAAGTAactcgtatataataaataaataataaacattggacaacatcacatacattactctgatcccaatgtaagtagctaaagcacttgtgttacggaAATATCAgaggtaacgacggtaccataaacacccagacccaagacaacatagaaaagtaatgaacttttttctacatcgactcgatcgggaatcgaacccgaaacctcagagtggcgtacccatgaaaaccggtgtacacactactcgaccacggaggtcttcAATATGATGATGACACAATATATTAACCTGTAGTAAAGCAGCGCCGTTGATTACAGTCTAAGAGATTCTTCAGAATTTTAAAGTGTCCCAGTTCATTTTAAGCctgttaaagttttttaaataatgagttACCTACATACACTAAAAAGGAAAACCTCGAACAAGATAAATGGATGGCCGAGCATTGAGTTTTTCCACGAATCGTTAACAAAACAATACCCATTTGAATAACGTAAGATCCTTTTAAAACTCCTGATAACGATACTTATTCACGCTCATGGACCATAACGTGTAAATTACGAATGTCAAAACCGCactaataattacaatgatTGTACGcgaaaattatattcttattattaatattatgaactttattgttaaaataataaagtctatTTTAATTCGAATGCATTTGAACTTTGTCCACACAGTGACACGCTATGTGGACCAAGGGAATGGAGACTGTTAATCGCATATCGCAAATGATGATCTCTTCTCGGAATCCATGTTTTCACTGTTTGTTTTTGAACTTTGATGACTTATTCTGGTTAATAAGTaatctgtattgaaaatattaggattatttaatcgaaattatggacacattattataaatgcggtcTAAGAATCATCTAAATAAGTAAAGTGTGACTAcagttatttaaacaatgtgTAGATCtgtatacttaataatttacgtTCAGGTCATTGAGATATTTTGCATATTAACAAGCGGTTTAATAATGAGCGAGTGGGTAGACcaacaaaagaataaattatgCCAGACCGATCGTAATGTATCACTCTCCGTTGTCATCGTGAATAAAATTCAGAATAACACCTTTATGATTCATTTACTACCGAAATTAATTCCAAATGAAAATGTTGACCCAGTTTTTTCGCGGTGACTTTAGAAAGAGAAAgtcgattgtttttttatgttactttattgttttattgatttatatgtaaaaaaaatcgcaagcgtcatttttatcaccgaAATACGTAAAACTTTATTCATTGCATTAGTAATAGTCTTTGTTGCACGGTTTTCTACAAGGCTTGTAGCTTCCTTCAGAACACAGATAAGCACGAACTTTCTTTGCTAGTGGACAATCAAGTCTACCACAAGGCCCATGCACATCCCTTTTATTCACAAATTGTCCATGGTGATATTTCCCTTTTACAGTTTCCCCATGAATGAATTGGTGTTGACTACCTCTGTAATCCATTCTTTTAGGACAATTAGTCCCTCCACAGGGACCTTTAGGAAATCCCATGGCAAGAATGGCTAGTTCACTAGAAGTATATGGTGCTACAAAGTCGTCATAAACTTTCGGCTCCTCAACGGGTTTTATTGGCTCTCGTATTATGTCCGGAGCTCCGAAAAAGTAAGCTACGGGTGGGACAGCATCGATAGTCGTACCTTCCCAGTGTCTCACAACCTCAACGTCTTTCAGTTTTAAGTCATCCGATAAATATTTTCGCCCTGGTAGTCTTTCCATTTCTGGCAGAGCGACAAAATAACTTATGACCCTATTACCCATACATGtcaatcgaataaaaaattcaatttcaccTGACGCTTTCAAATCTTCCTCGCATTGCAAAGGTCTTGTCAATTCTACAGTATTTGTTACCATTTCTGGTCGTGATGTATCTCTGTATTCGGCTTGATCCATGTTCACTGGATTCAATTCGGCTGATCTTTTAAGGCAGTCAAAGAATGACTCGTGCCATTCGATAACACAAAAACCTACACAATTCATCTCCTGATCTCTGTTCCAAACTGTGATGTAGATAGGAGTTTTTTTCAACACTTCTTCTAGTTTTGAAGGTCTCGACAAAAACATGATCGAGTTTCCTACCCCGAAGTAGGGAGGTTGTGGTAAAGGCTCTGATGGAAGCTCTAATTTTACTACTTGTACTTTTCCTTTCTTTCCTTTTGGTTTTGGGGGTTTCTTGCCTTTACCAGGTGGTGGTGGAGGAGGAGGTGGGATGAAGTTATCATGAGCAacataaaaatcaaacaatGGTAAGCAATTAAATTGCATTGTACATGTTTGCATGAATTTCATTTCCTCTTCAGAAGGTAAGGGCGGCTCTTTACCTTTTTTTCCTTTCTTAGCTGGTTTTTCCTTTTTACCCTTTTTTGCTGCTTCTGCTGCAGCTAACGCCTCCGCCTCTCTCTTCCTCTCCTCCTCTTCCATTTTGAGTTCATATTCATCTTTCTCTGGTGGCTCGATTTTTAATACTATCTTCTTTACGAATACttcaatcataaatatttgctccattatttaatctgaaaataatattcagatacaaaaaaaatatctcattctggtgtattttgattttagaattAACTATTCCAGAGTATAAActtcagtaaaataattaaattattaacaaatgaaaatattacaaaataacacttgttttataaaaaaaagtaacgatATTATACAACATTACGTTCaacatatcatatattttattatatgaaatataaacactacaaagatatatgtacatgtaatat carries:
- the LOC113401614 gene encoding uncharacterized protein LOC113401614, with product MEQIFMIEVFVKKIVLKIEPPEKDEYELKMEEEERKREAEALAAAEAAKKGKKEKPAKKGKKGKEPPLPSEEEMKFMQTCTMQFNCLPLFDFYVAHDNFIPPPPPPPPGKGKKPPKPKGKKGKVQVVKLELPSEPLPQPPYFGVGNSIMFLSRPSKLEEVLKKTPIYITVWNRDQEMNCVGFCVIEWHESFFDCLKRSAELNPVNMDQAEYRDTSRPEMVTNTVELTRPLQCEEDLKASGEIEFFIRLTCMGNRVISYFVALPEMERLPGRKYLSDDLKLKDVEVVRHWEGTTIDAVPPVAYFFGAPDIIREPIKPVEEPKVYDDFVAPYTSSELAILAMGFPKGPCGGTNCPKRMDYRGSQHQFIHGETVKGKYHHGQFVNKRDVHGPCGRLDCPLAKKVRAYLCSEGSYKPCRKPCNKDYY